One Archangium violaceum genomic window, ATGCGCACGCCCGAGTTGATGATGTCCAGCACCACCTTGGCGGTGGTCTTGTGGGGCATGGCCAGGAAGGCCACGTCCGCGCCGGCCACCGCCTGGGCGGGGGGCATCTCCTGGAAGGTCAGGTCCGTGAGCCCGGCGAGGTTGAAGTGAACGTCGCCCACCTTCTTGCCGATGTTGTCCACCGCGGTGATGCGCACCACCTCCACGTTCGGGTGGAAGAGGAGCCGGCGGAGGATCTCCGCTCCGCCGTAGCCGGTACCGCCGATGAGGACTGCCTTGACCTTGTTGGCCATGTGCGATGTCTCCAGGAGGGACTTCCCGGGCGGGTGTATAGGGGCTCCCGGACCGGGAAATCCACCACACCGCACCACTGACGCGGCGGGCCATGGAGAGCTGTTCACACAAGGGCACTGGCCTCGGAGCGGAGGCTGTGGAACGTTTGAGCCCATCATGAGCACGGAACTGAAGCTGCGCCCCATCGAGCCGCGGGACGACGCGGCGGTGGCGGCGATCATCCGCGAGGTCATGCCCGAGTTCGGCGCGAACGGGCCGGGCTTCGCCATCAACGACGCGGAGGTGGATGGGATGAGCGCGGCCTACTCGCGACCGGGCCGGGCCTATTGGGTGGTGGAGGACGAGACGGGCCGGGTGCTGGGTGGCGGTGGCATCGCCCCGCTGGAGGGAGACGAGCCGGGTGTCTGCGAGCTGCGGAAGATGTACTTCCTGCCGGAGGCACGCGGGCGCGGCGTGGGAGAACGACTGCTGCGGCAGTGCCTGACGTTCGCGCGGGAGGCCGGCTACCGGACGTGCTACCTGGAGACGCTGGCGAGGATGGAGCAGGCGCAGAAGCTCTACCGCCGCCTGGGCTTCCAGCCGCTCTGCACGCCCATGGGAGCCACGGGCCACTTCAGCTGTGACCGCTGGTACGCACTCGACCTGCGCTCGGCCGGGTAACGGGACGGCGCGAAAGGGCGCGGGAGCGGGCCCCACCACCGGAGCGCCCACTCCCGCCGATGCGCGCCGGGGACTACTTGTCGGTCGCGTCCTCGATCTTGTCGCCAGCGTTCTCCGCGGCGTCCTCGGTCTTGTCGGCGGCGTTCTCCGCGGCGTCATCGACCTTGTCGCCCGCATTCTCCGCGGCGTCCTCGGTCTTCTCCCCGGCACGCTCGATGTCCGACTCGGCGCTCTCACGGGTATTGCGGTGGCAGCCCACTCCCGTCAGCAGGGTCCCCAGCGCCACGGCCAGCAGTGCCTTCTTCGTCATGCGTTTCTCCTCTTGTGTGGCCCCGGCGTTCCGTCCGCGGGGCCGTTTCACTCCGGGGGAAGGTAGGAACGCTTTGCGCGCTGCAAAGGGCTCACGGGAAGAATTCGTGCCACGGGCATGGCGAACCCTCAGCGCTTCTGGCGGGAATTGCCCACTTTCGCCACACGGCGGGCCACGGGCTTCTTCGCTCTCCGCGCCGCCTTCTTCGCCCGGGTCGCCGCGACCTTCCGACGCGAGAGCACCGCTCCGGCATCCGTGGGCGAGCCGACGTCCGGTTTGGCCGGACCCGAGACATCCAACGTGCCCGCGACGACCCCCGACGGCTGATTCGTGACCTTCGTCATGTGCAACCTCCGTCCCCGGAAGGTAGGGACGAAGCCGCGCACGTGAAGCGGCTGCCTCGCGCGGCGGGTCAGGACGGGCTCGGCGCGCCTCGCGCACGGCGGCAGAGCGCGGACGCCGCCAGGAAGCCGTAGCTGAAGCCCTTGCGGAAGAGTTTCGTGTAGACCCAGCCCACCCCGGGAACGGCGGCGATCATGTCGCCCAAGCTCCACATCTCCTCGTGCGCATGGATGAGCGGCTTGAAGTCCCCTCCGGGCGAAGCAGGCGCCAGCAGGGTGAAGTCGTAGACGAGGATGGTCCTGAGCGGATAGGTGTACAGCCAGCTGAACTGCCTCAGGTTCATCACCCCGTCGACGATCGCGCGGCCCTTGAGGCCGCCCTCCTCCAGCTGGACGTTGAGCTGGGTGATGTCGAAGTCGAACGAGAACATGCAGTGGAAGCCCGCCGCTCCGCGCCGGTAGATCTCACGGCCGGCCCCGCGCTGCCAGGGGTCGGTGAAGGTGATGTCCTCCGCCAGGAAGGGGAGGACCTCCTCATCCAGGACATCGGCGGGAACGCGCGTGTCATAAAGCAGCTCGGTGATCCGCCGGAAACGCTCCTCCAGCGATTGAATCAGTGTCCGCTCGACTCTGCGCATAGGCCTCCCCTGCCCTCCCCCCTGAATCGATGTCGCCCCTCCCTCGAGGCGAACACAGGGTAGGCATCGTGCTCCCTCCTCGAAAGGCCAGGCGAAGGCGGCTCGGGCATGGGAGCTGGCGCCTGACGGCCTGCCGGCCCGGCGGTGCGGCAGCGCCCGGCAGCCACCCCCATCCCGCATCCCCATCTTCTCCCGGAAAGGGAGGTGCCCGATGGCACAGGACCAGGACAGGGAGAAGCTGCATTCCGACGAGGACAAGGAGAAGCTGTATCCGAAGGTGGACTCGGGAGACGTCTCGGGTCAGGGCCGGGAGCGGCGGCCGGACGAGGAGTACCCCAAGCAGCGCAACGCGGGCGAGTTCGGCACCCACGGCGGCCCCAACAAGCCCGGGAAGGAAGACAAGAGGCAGATCCATGCCCCCGGCAGCTCCAAGGCGGGCTCCCAGTAGTCGGCGGGCCCCGGCGAGCCTCAGCGGACGCACGGTCCGCGAGGCTCCCGAGGTCCCTCCCCGCGCGGACAAGGCCCCCTTCGACCTCGAGGAGGTGCTGGCACGGGTGCGCGAGTCCATCCGGGGTTTCGCGGACGCCGCCATGTTCGAGCTGGCGGCGCGCGGCCACGCGAGCCTCTTCGAGCAGCTCGTGGGCTGCATCCTGTCCATCCGCACGCGGGACGAGGTGTCGTTGCCGGTGGCCCTCCGGCTGCTCTCCCAGGCCCGCACGCCCGAGGCGCTGCGCCACCTGGGGCCGGAGCGCATCCACGCCCTCATCCGCCCGGTGACGTTCCCCGAGCCAAAGGCGCAGACGCTCCACGCCATCGCGGTGCGGACGGTGGAGGAGTTCGGTGGCGAGCTGCCGTGCGACGCCGAGGTGCTCCAGTCCTTCAAGGGCGTGGGGCCCAAGTGCGCGCACCTGGCGCTGGGGATTGCCTGCGGGCAGGCACGCATCAGCGTGGACATCCACGTGCACCGGGTGACGAATCGCTGGGGCTACGTGCGAGCACGCACTCCCGAGCAGACCCTGGCCGCGCTGGAGGAGAAGCTGCCCCGGGCGCACTGGGTGGAGCTCAACCGGCTGCTGGTGCCCTTCGGCAAGCACGTGTGCACGGGCACGCAGCCCCGGTGCTCCACGTGCCCGGTGCTGTCCATGTGCCAGCAGGTGGGCGTCCGTCAGCCGCGCTGAGCCGCGCCGGGTTCAGCG contains:
- a CDS encoding GNAT family N-acetyltransferase codes for the protein MSTELKLRPIEPRDDAAVAAIIREVMPEFGANGPGFAINDAEVDGMSAAYSRPGRAYWVVEDETGRVLGGGGIAPLEGDEPGVCELRKMYFLPEARGRGVGERLLRQCLTFAREAGYRTCYLETLARMEQAQKLYRRLGFQPLCTPMGATGHFSCDRWYALDLRSAG
- a CDS encoding YtxH domain-containing protein; the encoded protein is MTKKALLAVALGTLLTGVGCHRNTRESAESDIERAGEKTEDAAENAGDKVDDAAENAADKTEDAAENAGDKIEDATDK
- a CDS encoding endonuclease III domain-containing protein translates to MPPAAPRRAPSSRRAPASLSGRTVREAPEVPPRADKAPFDLEEVLARVRESIRGFADAAMFELAARGHASLFEQLVGCILSIRTRDEVSLPVALRLLSQARTPEALRHLGPERIHALIRPVTFPEPKAQTLHAIAVRTVEEFGGELPCDAEVLQSFKGVGPKCAHLALGIACGQARISVDIHVHRVTNRWGYVRARTPEQTLAALEEKLPRAHWVELNRLLVPFGKHVCTGTQPRCSTCPVLSMCQQVGVRQPR